A portion of the Bacteroidota bacterium genome contains these proteins:
- a CDS encoding FHA domain-containing protein, translating to MMVKLFLKTDEDSDEVEEFTFEQERISLGRDKENDVHIPDKSRVVSKKHAEITQLEDGYEIADLGSKNFTYLNSTRLESGRAYMLSDGDIIKLGEFEVEFQLDKPEPEDEPETEKVRTPDYDRTVFESSFVNPFLEDAEQFAAAFTSLCDTYEGEAPNRRIDALKDAFGAVDFAANEDVRKLLASLILGEDPEATDPKVHALSNNGTTSDEVLSQEPVPVEKALTPVSKRGKKLETSAQLDQVHSVVFNVLSMLVSVPWEFRHEFVGHTIAQTPESEILFEGNGTRLKDYLLDPDLDEEELGQRLALLEEGGDEVILHQLAMLDGYKAVVQQGMHMLLREIDPVVAAESLSQQGGLYRLSPNLARMVASWSLQDKFKELRAEDWSITERRAYRPSFIRAYLSRMSAGPKKTPA from the coding sequence ATGATGGTTAAGTTATTTTTAAAGACGGACGAAGATTCGGATGAAGTCGAAGAGTTCACTTTCGAGCAGGAGCGTATCTCCCTCGGAAGAGACAAAGAAAACGATGTTCATATTCCGGACAAGAGCAGGGTAGTCAGTAAAAAGCACGCAGAGATCACGCAACTCGAAGATGGCTATGAAATAGCAGATCTGGGGAGCAAGAACTTTACGTATCTCAACAGTACCCGGCTAGAATCAGGCCGCGCTTACATGCTGAGTGATGGTGACATCATTAAACTTGGCGAGTTTGAAGTTGAATTTCAGCTTGACAAGCCGGAGCCTGAAGATGAGCCTGAAACGGAAAAGGTTCGTACCCCCGATTATGACCGGACAGTATTTGAGAGCAGCTTTGTAAATCCGTTTTTGGAAGATGCAGAGCAGTTTGCAGCGGCTTTCACGAGCCTGTGCGATACGTACGAAGGCGAAGCGCCTAATCGACGTATAGATGCGCTAAAAGACGCGTTTGGGGCAGTAGACTTCGCTGCTAACGAAGACGTGCGGAAGCTGCTTGCAAGCCTCATTCTGGGCGAAGACCCTGAAGCTACCGATCCGAAGGTGCATGCCCTGTCTAATAATGGCACCACCAGCGATGAAGTACTGTCACAAGAGCCTGTGCCGGTTGAAAAGGCCCTTACCCCTGTTAGCAAGCGTGGTAAGAAACTCGAAACCTCGGCACAGTTGGACCAGGTACACAGCGTTGTCTTTAACGTATTGTCGATGTTGGTTAGCGTTCCCTGGGAGTTTCGTCATGAATTTGTTGGACACACCATAGCCCAGACACCTGAGTCTGAAATTCTGTTTGAAGGCAATGGTACGCGTTTGAAAGATTATTTGCTGGATCCTGATCTGGACGAAGAGGAACTTGGTCAGCGCCTTGCGTTGCTCGAAGAAGGGGGTGACGAAGTGATTTTGCACCAGCTTGCCATGCTGGATGGGTATAAAGCGGTAGTTCAGCAGGGCATGCACATGTTGTTGCGTGAAATTGACCCGGTTGTAGCAGCAGAGAGCCTGTCGCAACAGGGCGGACTATACCGCCTGTCGCCAAATCTGGCGCGCATGGTGGCTTCCTGGAGCTTGCAGGACAAGTTCAAAGAATTGCGCGCAGAAGACTGGTCTATCACCGAGCGTCGCGCTTACCGTCCATCGTTTATTCGGGCATACCTGTCTCGTATGTCTGCCGGCCCGAAAAAAACTCCGGCCTAA
- a CDS encoding FlgD immunoglobulin-like domain containing protein: MMRRFFFIASLLALCLGSADTAFAQFVESKITANDSDPNDRFGESVAIDGTTAVIGAFRDDDAGADAGAAYVFDLSNGVWTQTAKLIPDDGAILPGLFDNGLFGGVVAINNDVIVVGAVDARENGIKTGAAYVFGRNNDGKWLQEERLIAEDGALNDKYGAAVATNGDYVMVGALDADHSNLNNPGAVYVYLREMGAGDADVTWTPIQKLIPGDTQEGDSFGWSVAMSGDRAIIGARDVDDRGENAGAAYIYELRGSEWVEVTKIYADDAQADDSFGEIVAIHENQAIVGARDVDVNGEESGAAYIFTETSDVEWQQTAKLLASDGESLDRFGNSVAIENNYAVVSTRIDNDFSGAVYVYQQIGASWAEIAKLTPENLEAGDLFGQGVAISDTRIISGTKGDDEKGLDAGAAHVFALEDPDRAALIALYNATNGPNWSRKNNWLSNAPLANWFGVETNDDGQVTELNLENNNLTGDFPVALGGLPALRRLNLRNNNLTGQVSDDLQGASLLETIDVGDNNLTLPLPESLTSLPNLQNLFLDNNNFAGEVPEFLSDLPSLQVLYLNDNAFAGIVPEKMGSIATLRVLHLQNNTIVDLPAFGIDNAQPNLNELYVFNNLLTFEDLEIHGNINDFQYVPQPNIGEARTLIATENNPLVLQVETEGVNNAYQWKKDGAVIQGATEDTYVISSASPADAGTYVLEVTNSRAPDLTLVSEPITVNVIPVVNFASNLSSIHVVPPLLSPANGNLTATLVGSQLSIAGVFESLAFNYGAAYLHAGAPGVSTPSVYELNASLTDERAGVFEAANNTFELNDTELLTLQNGLFYISIETESGNIADPFTAELRGQIYVAPNSGPNQPEISAPADGQDIDLGEPGNISISWSEVSDPDGHPVQYLWVFSRNENFENDMTLIDGIFTTGDAAEFVIPHADIDAFLASQGIAQGATVTLYHLVGATDGSEFTRSTARSINLKRSTNNQPPRVESPVADFNYLLEDGQGNINLADVFLDPDGDDLTFEAGSSEPGIATVAIDDESLVITPVALGSTTINISATDSFDEQVNDEFVLTINSRPAVINAIADQVLFESDAPQTLPVANVFSDNDPLTLSASANDESVINVMLDGTSLVLTPVGVGFSSVTLTAEDDKGGVASTSFQVVVQADMIMPPQSLAESISISFGNPDLSASYRLVALPGTVNLPMSTAVNGTPEVDWIAFRDNGQDVDDREVYFERYDGSANFTFRPGGGFWLLSKLAWERAESRPTVQLAGDGTYTIPLQAGWNIISNPFDIDIPWQAVAQANEVSQQLFRWQGRYIASPVFSSATTGNAFYFFNNEGLNSLRLPYIAASTANIERPVQPAFAIHAVVAGDTLTSIRAGRHIEATEAGADKFDQIAPPGAFETVSLRLLRPGVSQGGRQGYLTEEFLPAERDGYRYTLTLQAPTDGPITLQGEGFPHFENHQEILLIDRKLGKRYDFRKNPSLTFWPDANVQQYVLLIGDAAFVEEEQASLLPESLALLPNYPNPFAQTTTIEFALPEPENVRIVVYNTLGQRVRVLVDGAYSAGHHQLTWDGMGDAGAALSSGLYFYQLQLQDKQIVRSMMLRR; encoded by the coding sequence ATGATGAGGCGCTTTTTTTTCATTGCAAGCCTGTTGGCTTTATGCCTGGGCTCGGCAGATACTGCCTTTGCGCAATTTGTCGAATCCAAAATCACAGCCAATGATAGCGACCCAAACGATCGGTTTGGTGAATCTGTCGCAATTGACGGGACTACAGCTGTCATTGGTGCGTTCAGGGACGACGACGCAGGCGCTGATGCCGGCGCGGCGTATGTCTTTGACTTGTCAAACGGCGTCTGGACACAAACTGCCAAGCTGATTCCTGACGATGGAGCCATTCTTCCGGGATTATTTGACAATGGACTTTTTGGCGGTGTTGTAGCGATTAACAACGATGTAATAGTCGTTGGGGCTGTCGACGCCCGCGAAAACGGCATCAAAACTGGCGCAGCCTATGTATTTGGCCGCAACAATGACGGCAAGTGGCTGCAAGAAGAACGGCTCATCGCTGAAGATGGGGCCCTGAATGACAAGTATGGCGCCGCTGTTGCAACCAACGGGGACTATGTTATGGTTGGCGCCCTTGATGCCGACCATTCCAATCTCAACAATCCTGGTGCCGTGTATGTCTATCTAAGGGAAATGGGTGCTGGCGATGCAGACGTCACCTGGACGCCGATTCAGAAACTGATTCCTGGTGACACCCAGGAAGGCGACAGTTTTGGCTGGAGTGTAGCCATGTCCGGCGACCGCGCGATTATCGGCGCACGAGATGTAGATGACCGCGGCGAAAATGCCGGCGCTGCATACATCTACGAATTACGCGGTAGCGAATGGGTTGAAGTAACCAAAATTTATGCTGATGACGCCCAGGCTGACGACAGTTTCGGCGAAATTGTAGCCATCCATGAGAACCAGGCAATTGTGGGCGCACGGGATGTTGATGTAAACGGAGAAGAATCTGGCGCCGCCTATATCTTCACGGAAACAAGCGACGTGGAATGGCAGCAAACGGCCAAACTCCTTGCTTCTGATGGCGAAAGCCTGGATCGCTTCGGAAACTCAGTGGCCATAGAAAACAACTATGCCGTCGTGTCTACGCGCATCGACAATGACTTTAGTGGCGCGGTATACGTATATCAGCAAATTGGCGCCAGTTGGGCTGAAATTGCCAAACTCACACCCGAGAACCTGGAAGCGGGCGACCTTTTTGGCCAGGGCGTTGCAATAAGCGATACCCGCATTATCAGCGGTACCAAAGGGGATGATGAAAAAGGCCTCGACGCCGGCGCTGCGCACGTATTTGCACTTGAAGACCCTGATCGCGCCGCCCTGATTGCACTGTACAACGCCACAAACGGCCCCAACTGGTCGAGAAAAAACAACTGGCTATCCAATGCGCCGCTTGCCAACTGGTTTGGCGTTGAAACCAATGACGACGGCCAGGTCACTGAACTGAATCTTGAAAACAACAACCTGACGGGCGACTTCCCGGTAGCGCTTGGCGGCCTGCCGGCCTTGCGTCGCCTGAACCTGCGCAACAACAACCTGACGGGCCAAGTGTCAGACGATTTGCAGGGAGCATCCCTGCTGGAAACCATCGATGTAGGCGACAATAATTTGACCTTGCCGCTTCCGGAAAGCCTGACCAGCCTGCCAAACCTGCAAAACCTGTTTCTCGACAACAATAATTTTGCCGGCGAGGTCCCCGAATTCCTGAGCGATTTGCCCAGTTTGCAGGTGTTATACCTGAATGACAACGCGTTTGCCGGCATAGTACCCGAAAAGATGGGGAGCATTGCTACCCTGCGTGTCCTGCATTTGCAAAACAATACCATAGTGGACTTGCCCGCTTTCGGCATCGACAATGCGCAACCCAACCTCAATGAACTCTATGTCTTTAACAACCTGCTAACCTTTGAAGACCTGGAAATCCACGGCAACATCAACGACTTCCAGTACGTGCCACAACCAAATATTGGAGAAGCACGGACCCTTATCGCAACGGAAAACAATCCGCTTGTGCTGCAAGTGGAAACTGAAGGGGTAAACAACGCCTACCAGTGGAAAAAAGACGGGGCTGTAATCCAGGGTGCAACGGAAGATACTTACGTGATCTCTTCTGCATCGCCCGCGGATGCCGGCACTTATGTGCTGGAGGTAACCAATTCGAGGGCACCGGACCTGACCCTTGTCAGCGAACCCATTACCGTTAACGTGATTCCGGTCGTTAATTTTGCTTCAAACCTGTCGAGCATACATGTTGTCCCTCCCCTGTTGAGCCCTGCCAACGGCAATCTGACCGCTACCCTGGTTGGCAGTCAGCTTTCCATTGCCGGCGTTTTTGAAAGCCTGGCTTTCAATTATGGGGCAGCTTACCTGCACGCAGGTGCCCCTGGCGTAAGCACGCCTTCAGTTTACGAACTCAATGCCAGCCTCACCGATGAACGCGCCGGCGTTTTTGAAGCTGCTAACAACACCTTCGAACTGAACGATACCGAACTACTTACACTCCAGAATGGCCTCTTCTATATCAGCATCGAAACAGAAAGTGGTAACATAGCTGATCCGTTCACGGCAGAGCTACGCGGCCAGATCTATGTTGCGCCAAACAGCGGGCCCAATCAACCGGAGATTTCAGCGCCGGCTGATGGTCAAGACATTGACCTCGGCGAGCCGGGCAACATTTCCATTAGCTGGAGCGAAGTCTCAGATCCCGACGGCCATCCTGTCCAATACCTCTGGGTGTTCTCCAGGAATGAGAACTTCGAGAACGACATGACACTCATCGACGGCATTTTCACTACTGGCGATGCCGCTGAGTTTGTCATACCGCACGCAGACATCGACGCGTTTCTTGCTTCACAAGGCATCGCACAGGGTGCAACAGTCACACTGTATCATCTTGTGGGCGCAACAGATGGCAGCGAGTTCACAAGAAGTACAGCCCGTTCTATCAACTTAAAACGGAGCACCAACAACCAGCCTCCCCGCGTTGAGTCACCTGTAGCAGATTTCAACTATTTGCTTGAAGATGGGCAAGGCAACATCAACCTCGCAGATGTATTTCTCGACCCTGATGGTGATGACCTGACATTCGAGGCCGGCTCCAGTGAACCGGGTATAGCCACCGTTGCTATTGATGATGAATCACTTGTTATCACCCCTGTTGCCCTTGGGTCTACAACCATAAACATCAGTGCTACAGATAGTTTTGACGAGCAGGTTAACGATGAATTTGTACTCACCATCAACAGCCGGCCAGCTGTCATTAATGCCATTGCGGACCAGGTCTTATTCGAATCTGATGCCCCGCAGACACTGCCTGTAGCAAATGTATTTTCGGATAACGACCCGCTAACCTTATCTGCCAGTGCCAACGATGAGAGCGTTATAAACGTCATGCTTGATGGTACGTCGCTCGTGCTGACCCCGGTGGGCGTCGGCTTTTCCAGCGTAACCCTCACAGCAGAAGACGACAAAGGCGGGGTGGCATCCACCTCCTTTCAGGTTGTGGTACAGGCAGACATGATCATGCCGCCGCAAAGCCTTGCTGAGAGTATCAGCATTTCGTTTGGCAACCCCGACCTTTCTGCAAGCTACCGCCTGGTAGCACTCCCCGGCACTGTAAATCTACCCATGTCTACGGCCGTAAATGGCACCCCGGAAGTTGACTGGATTGCCTTCCGTGACAACGGCCAGGACGTCGACGATCGTGAAGTCTACTTTGAGCGATATGACGGCTCCGCCAATTTCACATTCCGGCCAGGTGGCGGATTCTGGTTGTTGTCCAAACTGGCGTGGGAGCGTGCAGAATCTCGTCCGACGGTTCAACTTGCGGGAGATGGTACGTACACTATTCCACTCCAAGCCGGCTGGAATATCATATCCAATCCGTTTGACATCGATATTCCCTGGCAGGCTGTAGCCCAGGCCAATGAAGTCAGTCAGCAATTGTTCAGGTGGCAAGGCCGCTACATTGCCTCACCTGTTTTCAGTTCAGCGACTACCGGCAACGCGTTCTACTTTTTCAACAACGAAGGCCTGAACTCGCTCAGACTCCCTTACATCGCGGCTTCTACTGCCAATATCGAACGGCCAGTGCAACCCGCGTTTGCAATTCATGCAGTAGTTGCCGGTGATACGCTGACAAGCATCCGGGCGGGACGACATATAGAGGCTACGGAAGCTGGTGCAGACAAGTTTGATCAGATTGCTCCGCCAGGCGCCTTCGAAACGGTAAGTTTGCGTTTACTGCGCCCCGGGGTTTCCCAGGGAGGCCGGCAGGGCTATTTAACGGAAGAGTTTTTACCGGCTGAACGTGATGGGTACCGGTATACCCTGACGCTGCAGGCACCAACTGATGGACCCATTACCTTGCAAGGTGAAGGCTTTCCTCATTTCGAAAATCACCAAGAAATTTTGTTGATTGACAGGAAACTCGGCAAACGTTACGACTTCCGTAAGAACCCTTCGCTCACTTTTTGGCCCGACGCAAACGTACAGCAGTATGTTTTGTTGATTGGAGATGCGGCTTTTGTGGAAGAAGAACAGGCCAGTCTGTTACCAGAATCACTGGCTTTGTTGCCCAACTACCCCAATCCGTTTGCGCAAACGACAACGATTGAGTTTGCGCTTCCGGAACCGGAAAACGTCCGGATCGTCGTCTATAACACGCTGGGGCAACGGGTTCGCGTGCTGGTTGACGGTGCGTACAGCGCCGGCCATCACCAGTTGACCTGGGATGGGATGGGAGATGCCGGTGCAGCCCTCAGCAGTGGCTTGTACTTCTATCAACTGCAATTGCAAGACAAACAAATTGTGCGTAGCATGATGTTACGGCGATAA
- a CDS encoding protein kinase, with amino-acid sequence MYPRPEEFIGKEVDGHRIDDVLGRGGMGIVFKAENLELSRTVALKIINPALAQDESFLRRFRAEARALAQIHHPNIVIVYDFRSFDMGFYISMEYVKGPTLADYMEEKGAIPWKEGLYLTKQMLSAFHYAHSCGVIHRDIKPRNILLAKNNVVKITDFGLAKILQEGKRTTDTTVTMATGGTIHYMPPEQIRGLRNVDHRGDIFSLGMTIYEAIAGMLPFEKNASGYAIQKMIVEEPFPDIRKRDSSIPKPLARIIMKSLEKEPHKRFQSAAEMISALEEFEMNTTSTALAVNGTGGGNYPGASGFSQRWRLYATLVGLLIVALSFIAVFTPEVLSAFISSDVEEPSLAEQLGTQGDPSITRADAAPLSEIELNPINVSEGPGTEQATEDSVDTTVSAPSENTENPATEPANTSPVTPPQNTGTTTAVGSIRFSSTPEGAQIYLNGVNVGITPLLVDNVNAGGADVELRLRNHESYKGRVQVRPYNISQINRRLAPIMGLLKLNINPPAELYIDGDLIAKETGAGTRVPLLAASHEVLVAHPQHGEWKKTITIAPSDSLSYDIDFTETVRLIITAFDTAENGMHVEILLDGKPTGLYTPTPIEVPIGQHKLAVKAEGYEMVEEAVTKNYEASGQSPIRFVLRKSD; translated from the coding sequence ATGTATCCACGTCCTGAAGAGTTCATCGGCAAAGAAGTCGATGGACACCGTATCGACGATGTCCTCGGACGTGGTGGTATGGGGATTGTTTTCAAGGCGGAAAACCTGGAGCTTTCGCGTACTGTTGCCCTCAAAATTATCAATCCTGCCCTTGCGCAGGATGAGTCCTTTTTGCGCCGCTTCAGAGCGGAAGCCCGCGCCCTTGCACAAATCCACCATCCCAACATCGTAATCGTTTACGATTTTCGTTCCTTCGACATGGGTTTTTACATTTCGATGGAATACGTAAAGGGCCCTACCCTGGCGGATTACATGGAGGAAAAAGGCGCCATTCCCTGGAAAGAAGGCCTTTATCTCACCAAACAGATGCTTTCGGCATTTCACTATGCCCACAGCTGTGGTGTAATTCATCGGGACATCAAGCCGCGCAATATCCTGCTCGCTAAAAACAACGTCGTTAAAATCACAGACTTTGGCCTCGCCAAAATCTTGCAGGAAGGCAAACGGACAACGGACACCACGGTTACCATGGCCACCGGTGGTACAATCCATTATATGCCACCCGAACAGATTCGCGGGCTACGCAATGTTGATCATCGCGGTGATATTTTCTCGCTCGGCATGACGATTTACGAGGCCATCGCCGGCATGCTGCCTTTTGAGAAAAATGCAAGCGGCTATGCAATCCAGAAAATGATTGTTGAAGAGCCGTTTCCTGATATTCGCAAACGGGATTCTTCTATTCCGAAGCCCCTCGCGCGGATCATCATGAAATCGCTAGAGAAAGAGCCACACAAACGATTTCAGAGTGCTGCAGAAATGATTTCTGCACTCGAAGAGTTTGAAATGAATACGACGTCTACCGCACTGGCTGTAAACGGCACAGGCGGGGGCAATTATCCAGGTGCTTCCGGCTTCAGCCAGCGATGGCGCCTTTATGCTACATTGGTTGGCTTGCTCATTGTTGCCCTGTCTTTCATTGCCGTCTTTACGCCAGAAGTGCTTAGTGCATTTATTAGCTCAGATGTTGAAGAGCCCTCGCTCGCAGAACAGCTGGGGACGCAAGGTGACCCGTCAATTACCCGGGCAGATGCGGCTCCCTTGTCGGAAATTGAACTCAACCCCATTAATGTCTCTGAAGGCCCGGGCACTGAGCAGGCTACGGAAGACTCCGTTGACACAACGGTCAGTGCACCTTCTGAAAACACAGAGAACCCGGCAACCGAACCAGCAAACACCAGCCCTGTCACCCCGCCACAAAACACGGGCACTACTACAGCAGTTGGCTCCATACGATTTTCCAGTACGCCCGAAGGCGCCCAGATTTATCTGAATGGTGTGAATGTAGGCATAACCCCACTCCTCGTTGATAATGTTAACGCTGGGGGAGCCGATGTTGAATTGCGGCTGCGCAACCACGAGTCTTACAAAGGGCGCGTGCAAGTACGCCCGTACAACATCAGCCAAATCAACCGCCGACTTGCCCCAATCATGGGCTTGCTCAAACTAAATATCAATCCGCCTGCAGAACTCTATATTGATGGCGATTTGATTGCAAAAGAAACAGGCGCCGGCACACGTGTGCCTTTGTTGGCTGCGTCACACGAAGTGCTCGTGGCACACCCGCAGCATGGAGAGTGGAAAAAAACGATCACCATCGCGCCTTCCGATTCGCTTTCATACGACATTGATTTCACCGAAACCGTTCGGCTGATCATTACTGCTTTTGATACGGCTGAAAACGGCATGCACGTAGAAATTCTCCTTGATGGCAAACCCACTGGACTTTATACGCCGACGCCAATTGAGGTACCTATCGGGCAGCACAAACTAGCCGTTAAAGCTGAAGGGTATGAGATGGTTGAAGAAGCTGTTACTAAAAACTACGAGGCTTCAGGCCAAAGCCCCATTCGCTTTGTGCTGCGCAAGTCTGACTAA